One part of the Amaranthus tricolor cultivar Red isolate AtriRed21 chromosome 16, ASM2621246v1, whole genome shotgun sequence genome encodes these proteins:
- the LOC130802383 gene encoding uncharacterized protein LOC130802383 isoform X19, producing the protein MEQDDDPSNQHQEKIEVDMISNEFKEADIIEVRISETTTVDCVNQVINIESDIIQLQWEVKIEDETIFKDSFKVDEDDKEEVANVSLKNDGFCGGNINKEMGEAPTIASDFKHQEKTDLHLSSIEFNEVHIVQENNSGTATVDGMIQDLNEEVNIIQGKNKDEACEQINSIEVKENEATAIQTNQESDFSTIFIEQSKCEEPHIEEHNDNENVDDTYTEKEEHNTCFKHEDQEKEHDSLNQATNIKSDFIKLQREVKIDDETIIKDNFKVDIDDNEEGANESLTKDGFFGENINKEIGEAPTIASDFQHQEKIDIHVSSIEFKEVDIVEANNSGTATVDGVNQDLNEEVNIIQGKNVDEACEKMSSIVVKEKEATTNRTNQESDCSTIFVEQRKCDEPHVKEYKDNEKVDDTYTKKEEHNTCFDHEDLENEHDTSNQATSIESYIIQIQREVNIDNETIIKDSFKIDEDDKEEVTNKSLKTDGFSGENINKQMGEAPTTAADFQHQEKIDLHVSSIEFKEVDIVEANNSGTATVDSVNQDLNDEVNIIQGKNEDEAFEQMSSIEVKENEATTIQTNKESDCSTIIVEQSKCDEFHVEEHNDNENVDDTYTEKEEHSTCFEHEDKEKVHYPSNQATSIESDIIQLQREVKIDNETIIKDSFKIDEDDKEEVINESLKTDGFCGENIKKQMGEALTTTANFQHQEKIDVHVSLIEFKEVDFIEANNSGTNTVDSVNQDLNDEVNIIQGKNEDEAFEQMSSIEVKENEATTIQTNKESDCSTIIVEQSKCDEFQVEEHNENENVDDTYTEKEEHNTCFEHDNKEKDHDPSNQATYIESDIIQLQREVKIDKETIIKYSFNIDEDDKEEVTNESLKMDCFCGENINKQMGEALTTAADFQHQEKLDLHVSSIEFKEVDFVEANNSGTTTVDSVNQDLNDEVNIIQGKNEDEAFDQMSSIEVKENEATTIQTNKESDCSMIIVEQSKCDEFHVEEHNDNENVDDTYTEKEEHNTCFEHEDKEKDHDPSNQATNIESDIIRLQREVKIDDETIIKDSFKMDEDDKEEVANESLKAYGFFGENINKQMGEAPTTTADFHHQEKIDLHVSSIEFKEVDIVEANNSGTATVDSVNQDLNDEVNIIQGKNEDEAFEQMTSNEVKENEATTIETNQESDCITIIVEQSNFDEPHVEEHIDNENVEDTYTEKEKHNTCFEHEDQEKEHVPSNQASNIKSDFIKLQREVKIDHETIIKDSFKVDEDDNEEVANESLKKDGFCGEDRNKEIGEAPTIAFDFQHQEKIDLHMSSIEFKEVYIVEANNSGTATIDGVNQDLNEEINISQEKKDDEAFKEISSIEVKENEATTIQSNKKSYCSTFVVEESKCDERHVEEHNANENVDDTYTEKESFEHEDQATSIESDIIQLQREVKIDDETIIKDSLKIDEDEKEEVTNESLKRDDFCGENKNKQMGEAPTTAADFQHQEKIDLYVSSIEFNEVDFVEANTSRTATIDCVNQDLNDEINIIQGKNEDEAFEQMSFIEVKENEATTIQTNKESDCSTIIDEQSKCDEPHVEEHNDNENADDTYTEKEEHNTCFEHEDKEKDHDPSNQDLNDEVNIIQGKNEDEAFEQMSSIEVKENEATTIETNQESDCITIFDEESNFDEPHVEEHNDNENVEDTYTEIEEHNTCFEQEVQKKEHVTSNQASNIKSDFIKLQREVKIDDETIIKDSYKVGEAPTIAFDFQHQEKIDLHMSSIEFKEVYIVEANNSGTATIDGVNQDLNEEVNISQGKKDDEVFNQMSSIEVKENEAITIQTNKESYCSTIVVEQSKCDEPHVEEHHDNENVDDTYLEKEEHNMCFEYEDREKDHDPPNQATSIESEIIQLQREVKIDDETIIKDSLKIDEDEKEEVTNESLKTDGFCGENINKQIGEAPTTAADFQHQEKIDLHVSSIEFKEVDVVEANNSGTTTVDSVNQDLNDEVNIIQGKNEDEAFEQMISIEVKENEATMIKTNQESDCITIFVEQSNCDEPDVEEHKDNENVDDTYTEKEEHNTCFEHQDQEKEHDPSNQDLKEEVNISQGKKDDEAFKEMCSIALKENEATTIQTKKETDCSTIIVEQSKCDEPHVKEHNDNENVDDAYIEKEEHNTCFEHKDQEKDHDPSNQAINIVSDIIHIQREVKIDDETIIKDSFKIAEDDKEVVANESLKTDGFCGENINKQVGEAPTTAADFQHQKKIDLHVSSIEFKEVDIVEANNSATTTVDSVKQDLNDEVNIIQGKNEDEAFEQMSSIEVKETEATTIKTNQESDCVTIFVEQSNCNEPDVEEHKDNENVDDTYTEKEEHNTCFEHEDQEKEHDPSNQDLKEEVNISQGKKDDEAFKEMCSIEVKENEATTIQTKKESDCSTIIVEQSKCDEPHVKQHNDNENVDDAYMEKEEHNTCFEHEDKEKDHDPSNQAINIVSDIIHLQREVKIDDETIIKDSFKIAEDDKEVVANESLKTDGFCGENINKQVGEAPTTAADFQYQEKIDLHVSSIEFKEVDIVEANNSETTTVDSVKQDLNDEVNIIQGKNEDEAFEQMSSIEVKENDATTIKTNQESDCITIFVEQSNCDEPDVEEHKDNENVDDTYTEKEEHNTCFEHEDQEKEHDPSNQDLKEEVNISQGKTDDEAFKEMCSIEVKENEATTIQTKKESDCSTIIVEQSKCDEPHVKEHNDNENVDDAYMEKEEHNTCFEHEDQEKDHDPSNQAINIVSDIIHLQREVKIDDETIIKDSFKIVEDDKEVVANESLKIDGFCGENINKQVGEAPTTAADFQHQEKIDLHVSSIEFKEVDIVEANNSETTTVDSVNQDLNDEVNIIQGKNEDEACEQMSSIEVKENEATTIQTNQESDSSTIFVEQSKCDVPLVEEHKDNENVDDTYMEKEEHNTCFEHEDQEEDHDPSNQASYTESNIIQLKRELKLVDETISKDSSKVDEDDKEEDANESLKKHRFCCENTNKETGEAPKRVSDFQHRQQIEVHVSSNEFKEADIVEENVSAIATVDSVNQIIITDNKQDISKAKEVKDATKDNQVIEPKASDEEETETSNQRDFDSGMTVGAIDDLKTTHKKSLNILSGVGSKVKHSISKVKKAMTCTSAPFASEDVIIKLNKNKK; encoded by the exons AAACATCATTCAAGGAAAAAACAAGGATGAAGCATGTGAGCAAATCAATTCCATTGAGGTTAAAGAGAATGAAGCTACAGCAATCCAAACCAACCAAGAGAGTGATTTTAGTACGATATTTATTGAACAAAGCAAATGCGAAGAGCCTCACATTGAAGAAcacaatgataatgaaaatgtgGACGATACATATACGGAAAAAGAGGAACATAACACGTGTTTTAAACACGAAGACCAGGAAAAAGAACACGATTCTTTAAATCAG GCTACGAATATTAAATCAGATTTCATTAAATTACAAAGGGAAGTAAAAATAGATGATGAAACTATCATTAAAGATAATTTCAAAGTTGATATAGATGACAATGAAGAGGGTGCAAATGAAAGTTTAACAAAGGATGGTTTTTTTggtgaaaatataaataaagaaatcGGTGAAGCACCTACGATAGCTTCTGATTTTCAACATcaagaaaaaattgatattcaCGTGTCTTCAATTGAGTTTAAAGAAGTGGACATTGTTGAAGCGAATAATAGTGGAACAGCCACTGTCGATGGTGTGAATCAG GATTTAAATGAGGAAGTAAACATCATTCAAGGAAAAAATGTTGATGAAGCATGTGAGAAAATGAGTTCCATTGTGGTTAAAGAGAAGGAAGCTACAACAAACCGAACCAACCAAGAGAGTGATTGTAGTACGATCTttgttgaacaaagaaaatgcGATGAGCCTCACGTTAAAGAATACAAAGATAATGAAAAAGTGGACGATACATATACGAAAAAAGAGGAACATAACACGTGTTTTGATCACGAAGACCTGGAAAATGAACACGATACTTCAAATCAG GCTACAAGTATTGaatcttatatcattcaaataCAAAGGGAAGTAAATATAGATAATGAAACTATCATTAAAGATAGTTTCAAAATTGATGAAGATGACAAAGAAGAGGTTAcaaataaaagtttaaaaacagaTGGTTTTTCTggtgaaaacataaataaaCAAATGGGTGAAGCACCTACGACAGCTGCTGATTTTCAACATCAAGAAAAAATAGATCTTCACGTGTCTTCGATTGAGTTCAAAGAAGTGGACATTGTTGAAGCAAATAATAGTGGAACAGCCACCGTCGATAGTGTGAATCAG GATTTAAATGACGAAGTAAACATCATTCAAGGGAAAAATGAGGATGAAGCATTTGAGCAAATGAGTTCCATTGAGGTTAAAGAGAATGAGGCTACAACGATCCAAACCAACAAAGAGAGTGATTGTAGTACGATCATTGTTGAACAAAGCAAATGCGATGAGTTTCACGTTGAAGAGcacaatgataatgaaaatgtgGACGATACATATACGGAAAAAGAGGAACATAGCACGTGTTTTGAACACGAAGACAAGGAAAAAGTTCACTATCCTTCAAATCAG GCTACAAGTATTGAATCAGATATCATTCAATTACAAAGGGAAGTAAAAATAGATAATGAAACTATCATTAAAGATAGTTTCAAAATTGATGAAGATGACAAAGAAGAGGTTATAAATGAAAGTTTAAAAACGGATGGTTTTTgtggtgaaaacataaaaaaacaaatgggtGAAGCGCTTACGACGACTGCTAATTTTCAACATCAAGAAAAGATAGATGTTCACGTGTCTTTGATTGAGTTCAAAGAAGTGGACTTTATTGAAGCAAATAATAGTGGAACAAACACTGTTGATAGTGTGAATCAG GATTTAAATGATGAAGTAAACATCATTCAAGGAAAAAATGAGGATGAAGCATTTGAGCAAATGAGTTCCATAGAGGTTAAAGAGAATGAGGCTACAACGATCCAAACTAACAAAGAGAGTGATTGTAGTACGATCATTGTTGAACAAAGCAAATGCGATGAGTTTCAAGTTGAAGAGcacaatgaaaatgaaaatgtggACGATACATATACGGAGAAAGAGGAACATAACACGTGTTTTGAACACGACAACAAGGAAAAAGATCACGATCCATCAAATCAG GCTACATATATTGAATCAGATATCATTCAATTACAAAGGGAAGTAAAAATAGATAAAGAAACTATCATTAAATATAGTTTcaatattgatgaagatgacAAAGAAGAGGTTACCAATGAAAGTTTAAAAATGGATTGTTTTTGTggtgaaaacataaataaaCAAATGGGTGAAGCGCTTACGACAGCTGCTGATTTTCAACATCAAGAAAAACTAGATCTTCACGTGTCTTCGATTGAGTTCAAAGAAGTGGACTTTGTTGAAGCAAATAATAGTGGAACAACCACTGTCGATAGTGTGAATCAG GATTTAAATGACGAAGTAAACATCATTCAAGGAAAAAATGAGGATGAAGCATTTGATCAAATGAGTTCCATTGAGGTTAAAGAAAATGAGGCTACAACGATCCAAACCAACAAAGAAAGTGATTGTAGTATGATCATTGTTGAACAAAGCAAATGCGATGAGTTTCACGTTGAAGAGcacaatgataatgaaaatgtgGACGATACATATACGGAAAAAGAGGAACATAACACGTGTTTTGAACACGAGGACAAGGAAAAAGATCACGATCCATCAAATCAG GCTACAAATATTGAATCAGATATAATTCGACTACAAAGGGAAGTAAAAATAGATGACGAAACTATCATTAAGGATAGCTTCAAAATGGATGAAGATGACAAAGAAGAGGTTGCAAATGAAAGTTTAAAAGCATATGGTTTTTTTGGTGAAAACATCAATAAACAAATGGGTGAAGCACCTACGACAACTGCTGATTTTCATCATCAAGAAAAAATAGATCTTCACGTGTCTTCGATTGAGTTCAAAGAAGTGGACATTGTTGAAGCAAATAATAGTGGAACAGCCACTGTCGATAGTGTGAATCAG GATTTAAATGACGAAGTAAACATCATTCAAGGAAAAAATGAGGATGAAGCATTTGAGCAAATGACTTCCAATGAGGTTAAAGAGAATGAAGCTACAACGATTGAAACCAACCAAGAGAGTGATTGTATTACGATCATTGTTGAACAAAGCAACTTCGATGAGCCTCACGTTGAAGAACACATAGATAATGAAAATGTGGAAGATACATATACGGAAAAAGAGAAACATAACACCTGTTTTGAACATGAAGATCAGGAAAAAGAACACGTTCCATCAAATCAG GCTTCAAATATTAAATCAGATTTCATTAAATTACAAAGGGAAGTAAAAATAGATCATGAAACTATCATTAAAGATAGTTTCAAAGTTGATGAAGATGACAATGAAGAGGTTGCAAATGAAAGTTTAAAAAAGGATGGTTTTTGTGGTGAAGACAGAAATAAAGAAATCGGTGAAGCACCTACGATAGCTTTTGATTTTCAACATCAAGAAAAAATAGATCTTCACATGTCTTCGATTGAGTTCAAAGAAGTGTACATTGTTGAAGCAAATAATAGTGGAACAGCCACTATCGATGGCGTGAATCAg GATTTAAATGAGGAAATAAATATCAGTCAGGAAAAAAAGGATGATGAAGCATTTAAGGAAATAAGTTCCATTGAGGTTAAAGAGAATGAAGCTACAACAATCCAAAGCAACAAAAAGAGTTATTGTAGTACGTTCGTTGTTGAAGAAAGCAAATGCGATGAGCGTCACGTTGAAGAACACAATGCTAATGAAAATGTGGACGATACATATACGGAAAAAGAGAGTTTTGAACACGAAGACCAG GCTACAAGTATTGAATCGGATATCATTCAATTACAAAGGGAAGTAAAAATAGATGATGAAACTATCATTAAAGACAGTTTAAAAattgatgaagatgaaaaagaagagGTTACAAATGAAAGTTTAAAAAGGGATGATTTTTGTggtgaaaacaaaaataaacaaatgggTGAAGCACCTACGACAGCTGCTGATTTTCAACATCAAGAAAAAATAGATCTTTACGTGTCTTCGATTGAGTTCAATGAAGTGGACTTTGTTGAAGCAAATACTAGTAGAACAGCCACTATTGATTGTGTGAATCAG GATTTAAATGACGAAATAAACATCATTCAAGGAAAAAATGAGGATGAAGCATTTGAGCAAATGAGTTTCATTGAGGTTAAAGAGAATGAGGCTACAACAATCCAAACCAACAAAGAGAGCGATTGTAGTACGATCATTGATGAACAAAGCAAATGCGATGAGCCTCACGTTGAAGAGcacaatgataatgaaaatgcgGACGATACATATACGGAAAAAGAGGAACATAACACGTGTTTTGAACACGAAGACAAGGAAAAAGATCACGATCCCTCAAATCAG GATTTAAACGACGAAGTAAACATCATTCAAGGAAAAAATGAGGATGAAGCATTTGAACAAATGAGTTCTATTGAGGTTAAAGAGAATGAAGCTACAACGATTGAAACCAACCAAGAGAGTGATTGTATTACGATCTTTGATGAAGAAAGCAACTTTGATGAGCCTCACGTTGAAGAAcacaatgataatgaaaatgtgGAAGATACATATACGGAAATAGAGGAACATAACACCTGTTTTGAACAGGAAGTCCAGAAAAAAGAACACGTTACTTCAAATCAG GCTTCAAATATTAAATCAGATTTCATTAAATTACAAAGGGAAGTAAAAATAGATGATGAAACTATCATTAAAGATAGTTACAAAGTTGGTGAAGCACCTACGATAGCTTTTGATTTTCAACATCAAGAAAAAATAGATCTTCACATGTCTTCGATTGAGTTCAAAGAAGTGTACATTGTTGAAGCAAATAATAGTGGAACAGCCACTATCGATGGTGTGAATCAG GATTTAAATGAGGAAGTAAATATCAGTCAAGGAAAAAAGGatgatgaggtatttaatcaaATGAGTTCCATTGAGGTTAAAGAGAATGAAGCTATAACAATCCAAACCAACAAAGAGAGTTATTGTAGTACGATCGTTGTTGAACAAAGCAAATGCGATGAGCCTCACGTTGAAGAACACCATGATAATGAAAATGTGGACGATACATATTTGGAAAAAGAGGAACATAACATGTGTTTTGAATACGAAGACCGGGAAAAAGATCACGATCCTCCAAATCAG GCTACAAGTATTGAATCAGAAATCATTCAATTACAAAGGGAAGTAAAAATAGATGATGAAACTATCATTAAAGATAGTTTAAAAattgatgaagatgaaaaagaagagGTTACAAATGAAAGTTTAAAAACGGATGGTTTTTGTggtgaaaacataaataaacaaataggtGAAGCACCTACGACAGCTGCTGATTTTCAACATCAAGAAAAAATAGATCTTCACGTGTCTTCGATTGAGTTCAAAGAAGTGGATGTTGTTGAAGCAAATAATAGTGGAACAACCACTGTTGATAGTGTGAATCAG GATTTAAATGACGAAGTAAACATCATCCAAGGAAAAAATGAGGATGAAGCATTTGAGCAAATGATTTCCATTGAGGTTAAAGAGAATGAAGCTACAATGATCAAAACCAACCAAGAGAGTGATTGTATTACGATCTTTGTTGAACAAAGCAACTGTGATGAGCCTGACGTTGAAGAACACAAAGATAATGAAAATGTGGACGATACATATACGGAAAAAGAGGAACATAACACTTGTTTTGAACACCAAGACCAGGAAAAAGAACACGATCCTTCAAATCAG GATTTAAAAGAGGAAGTAAATATCAGTCAAGGAAAAAAGGATGATGAGGCATTCAAGGAAATGTGCTCCATTGCGCTTAAAGAGAATGAAGCTACAACAATCCAAACCAAAAAAGAGACTGATTGTAGTACGATCATTGTTGAACAAAGCAAATGCGATGAGCCTCACGTTAAAGAAcacaatgataatgaaaatgtgGACGATGCATATATTGAAAAAGAGGAACATAACACGTGTTTTGAACACAAAGACCAGGAAAAAGATCACGATCCTTCAAATCAG GCTATAAATATTGTATCAGATATCATTCATATACAAAGGGAAGTAAAAATAGATGATGAAACTATTATTAAAGATAGTTTCAAAATTGCTGAAGATGACAAAGAAGTGGTTGCAAATGAAAGTTTAAAAACGGATGGTTTTTGTGGTGAAAACATCAATAAACAAGTGGGTGAAGCACCTACGACTGCTGCTGATTTTcaacatcaaaaaaaaatagatcTTCACGTGTCTTCGATTGAGTTCAAAGAAGTGGACATTGTTGAAGCAAATAATAGTGCAACAACCACTGTCGATAGTGTGAAACag GATTTAAATGACGAAGTAAACATCATCCAAGGAAAAAATGAGGATGAAGCATTTGAGCAAATGAGTTCCATTGAGGTTAAAGAGACTGAAGCTACAACGATCAAAACCAACCAAGAGAGTGATTGTGTTACGATCTTTGTTGAACAAAGCAACTGCAATGAGCCTGACGTTGAAGAACACAAAGATAATGAAAATGTGGACGATACATATACGGAAAAAGAGGAACATAACACTTGTTTTGAACACGAAGACCAGGAAAAAGAACACGATCCTTCAAATCAG GATTTAAAAGAGGAAGTAAATATCAGTCAAGGAAAAAAGGATGATGAGGCATTCAAGGAAATGTGCTCCATTGAGGTTAAAGAGAATGAAGCTACAACAATCCAAACCAAAAAAGAGAGTGATTGTAGTACGATCATTGTTGAACAAAGCAAATGCGATGAGCCTCACGTTAAACAAcacaatgataatgaaaatgtgGACGATGCATATATGGAAAAAGAGGAACATAACACGTGTTTTGAACACGAAGACAAGGAAAAAGATCACGATCCTTCAAATCAG GCTATAAATATTGTATCCGATATCATTCATCTACAAAGGGAAGTAAAAATAGATGATGAAACTATCATTAAAGATAGTTTCAAAATTGCTGAAGATGACAAAGAAGTGGTTGCAAATGAAAGTTTAAAAACGGATGGTTTTTGTGGTGAAAACATCAATAAACAAGTGGGTGAAGCACCTACGACTGCTGCTGATTTTCAATATCAAGAAAAAATAGATCTTCACGTGTCTTCGATTGAGTTCAAAGAAGTGGACATTGTTGAAGCAAATAATAGTGAAACAACCACTGTCGATAGTGTAAAACag GATTTAAATGACGAAGTAAACATCATCCAAGGAAAAAATGAGGATGAAGCATTTGAGCAAATGAGTTCCATTGAGGTTAAAGAGAATGACGCTACAACGATCAAAACCAACCAAGAGAGTGATTGTATTACGATCTTTGTTGAACAAAGCAACTGCGATGAGCCTGACGTTGAAGAACACAAAGATAATGAAAATGTGGACGATACATATACGGAAAAAGAGGAACATAACACTTGTTTTGAACACGAAGACCAGGAAAAAGAACACGATCCTTCAAATCAG GATTTAAAAGAGGAAGTAAATATCAGTCAAGGAAAAACGGATGATGAGGCATTCAAGGAAATGTGCTCCATTGAGGTTAAAGAGAATGAAGCTACAACAATCCAAACCAAAAAAGAGAGTGATTGTAGTACGATCATTGTTGAACAAAGCAAATGCGATGAGCCTCACGTTAAAGAAcacaatgataatgaaaatgtgGACGATGCATATATGGAAAAAGAGGAACATAACACGTGTTTTGAACACGAAGACCAGGAAAAAGATCACGATCCTTCAAATCAG GCTATAAATATTGTATCAGATATCATTCATCTACAAAGGGAAGTAAAAATAGATGATGAAACTATCATTAAAGATAGTTTCAAAATTGTTGAAGATGACAAAGAAGTGGTTGCAAATGAAAGTTTAAAAATAGATGGTTTTTGTGGTGAAAACATCAATAAACAAGTGGGTGAAGCACCTACGACTGCTGCTGATTTTCAACATCAAGAAAAAATAGATCTTCACGTGTCTTCGATTGAGTTCAAAGAAGTGGACATTGTTGAAGCAAATAATAGTGAAACAACCACTGTCGACAGTGTGAATCag GATTTAAATGACGAAGTAAACATCATTCAAGGAAAAAATGAGGATGAAGCATGTGAGCAAATGAGTTCCATTGAGGTTAAAGAGAATGAAGCTACAACAATCCAAACCAACCAAGAGAGTGATTCTAGTACGATCTTTGTTGAACAAAGCAAATGTGATGTGCCTCTTGTTGAAGAACACAAAGATAATGAAAATGTGGACGATACATATATGGAAAAAGAGGAACATAACACCTGTTTTGAACACGAAGACCAAGAAGAAGATCACGATCCTTCAAATCAG GCCTCCTATACAGAATCAAATATCATTCAATTAAAAAGGGAAttaaaattagttgatgaaacTATCTCAAAAGATAGTTCCAAAGTTGATGAAGATGACAAAGAAGAGGATGCAAATGaaagtttaaaaaaacataGATTTTGTTGTGAAAACACAAATAAAGAAACTGGTGAAGCGCCTAAAAGAGTTTCTGATTTTCAACATCGACAACAAATAGAAGTTCATGTGTCTTCGAATGAGTTCAAAGAAGCAGACATTGTTGAAGAAAATGTTAGTGCAATAGCCACTGTTGACAGTGTAAATCAG ATCATTATTACAGATAACAAACAAGATATTTCAAAAGCCAAAGAAGTTAAAGATGCAACCAAAGACAACCAAGTAATTGAACCAAAAGCTAGTGATGAAGAGGAAACTGAAACTTCAAATCAAAGAGATTTTGATTCAGGCATGACAGTGGGGGCTATTGATGATCTAAAGACAACGCATAAAAAGTCACTAAACATATTATCAGGTGTTGGATCGAAGGTGAAACATTCAATCTCTAAAGTGAAAAAAGCTATGACATGCACTTCTGCTCCATTTGCTTCTGAAGATGTAATCATCAAgttaaataaaaacaagaaataa